From Dehalobacter sp., a single genomic window includes:
- a CDS encoding SDR family NAD(P)-dependent oxidoreductase, with protein sequence MKEFKDKVAVITGGASGIGLGIARRCVREGMRVVIAD encoded by the coding sequence ATGAAAGAATTTAAAGATAAAGTTGCTGTTATCACGGGCGGCGCCAGCGGCATCGGTCTGGGTATAGCCAGGCGCTGTGTCCGGGAGGGCATGCGGGTAGTTATCGCCGACG